One genomic segment of Deinococcus arcticus includes these proteins:
- a CDS encoding DUF1802 family protein, with product MNISSLKEWDTQTQLLTQGRLSLLIRKGGIMETHDGFEVEHRSFLLYPTFLHQNAAELQPHCQPLLRNDPQPGTIHLPALAEVVAVHKIELLETALRLEPLQALTAAAIERRFHYRNRPWVHALLLRVRPLTPPLALPETPEMLGCVSWVPLGEITVTAGKPVVSEQELSARQAHLEALIQQ from the coding sequence ATGAATATCTCCTCTCTCAAAGAATGGGACACCCAGACCCAGCTCCTCACTCAGGGCCGCCTCTCCCTCCTCATCCGGAAGGGCGGGATTATGGAGACGCACGATGGGTTCGAGGTGGAACACCGCTCCTTCCTCCTCTACCCCACCTTCCTGCACCAGAACGCGGCCGAGTTGCAACCGCACTGCCAGCCGCTCCTGCGGAATGACCCTCAGCCTGGAACCATCCATCTGCCAGCGCTGGCTGAGGTGGTGGCCGTCCATAAGATCGAGTTGCTGGAGACGGCACTCCGGCTGGAGCCCCTGCAGGCCCTGACGGCGGCGGCCATTGAGCGGCGCTTTCATTACCGCAACCGCCCCTGGGTCCACGCCCTGCTGCTGCGCGTTCGGCCCTTGACCCCACCGCTCGCCCTGCCTGAAACTCCCGAGATGCTGGGGTGTGTCAGCTGGGTGCCCCTGGGCGAGATTACAGTCACTGCCGGCAAACCGGTGGTTTCCGAACAGGAACTGAGCGCCCGGCAGGCCCACCTGGAAGCGTTGATTCAGCAGTAA
- a CDS encoding O-antigen ligase family protein: protein MTVQSFSHPSTHLLVFALVALPLLINPVVTLSFDDIYLQPKLWWVYGVVLPAAVTVIFGHGRLRHSTASWLLLALASWLIFSALVIHRDHFMWLGTADRADGVLMHLVYIVVAISGITWTKACGTIPVTLSFSRALAAGASLLALTNILQQWGFLGVPGEGAVQGVSATLFGGTLGNRGYMAGALALVLPLILWALSRCSPGQQKWLSAAVVLITWAWLGCWTRGAWLAGGISLVWLLVWDSLSRQKLVLRPLIVGMTLFAFTAALGPTEGRNLSISGEGDTQALGDSSGRSLLWISAIGGISQKPLTGWGPPALWRFMATQPSQVLMASNGLVNVQVIKRLQQTPEQPPGFLIRHTDGRKELLYLSINKVHNEYLDYALTFGVPASVLFLTVLIMGILQAKSDVTGISAGLLAYACYLFTWPEIIRFAPLAWLCMGIALASGTRAKWVKIRAQG from the coding sequence ATGACCGTCCAATCTTTTTCGCATCCTTCAACTCATCTTCTTGTTTTTGCGCTTGTGGCCCTACCACTTCTGATTAATCCAGTGGTTACCCTCTCATTCGACGACATTTATCTCCAACCGAAACTCTGGTGGGTATACGGAGTTGTTCTTCCAGCTGCTGTCACAGTAATATTTGGCCACGGCAGGTTACGCCATAGCACGGCTTCCTGGCTACTTTTGGCTCTAGCTAGCTGGCTGATATTTAGCGCGCTGGTTATCCATCGTGACCACTTCATGTGGTTGGGGACAGCCGATAGGGCAGATGGCGTGCTGATGCATCTCGTGTACATAGTTGTGGCTATATCAGGTATAACCTGGACAAAAGCCTGCGGAACAATTCCGGTCACTCTCAGCTTTTCCCGAGCTCTTGCTGCAGGTGCTTCTCTTCTAGCGCTCACTAACATTTTGCAGCAGTGGGGTTTCCTTGGGGTGCCCGGTGAAGGCGCCGTTCAAGGGGTGAGCGCGACTCTCTTTGGTGGAACCCTTGGCAACAGGGGTTACATGGCAGGTGCATTAGCCCTAGTGTTACCTCTAATTCTCTGGGCTTTATCAAGATGCTCGCCCGGACAGCAGAAGTGGTTAAGTGCGGCTGTCGTCCTGATCACATGGGCTTGGTTGGGTTGTTGGACAAGAGGCGCTTGGCTAGCAGGTGGAATAAGTTTGGTCTGGCTCCTCGTCTGGGACTCCCTCTCCCGGCAAAAGCTTGTGCTGCGTCCCTTGATCGTTGGCATGACCCTATTCGCCTTCACTGCGGCATTAGGCCCCACGGAGGGGCGGAATCTTTCTATCTCCGGCGAAGGTGACACCCAAGCTTTGGGGGACAGCAGTGGTCGAAGTCTCCTCTGGATCTCAGCTATAGGAGGCATTTCCCAGAAGCCTTTGACTGGATGGGGGCCACCTGCCCTCTGGCGTTTCATGGCTACACAACCAAGTCAGGTCTTAATGGCCAGCAATGGACTTGTAAATGTCCAAGTTATTAAACGTCTACAGCAAACGCCGGAGCAGCCTCCAGGCTTCTTGATTCGACATACAGATGGGAGAAAGGAGCTCCTCTACCTCTCTATTAATAAGGTCCACAACGAATATTTAGACTATGCCCTAACATTTGGCGTACCAGCTAGTGTATTGTTCCTGACTGTGCTTATTATGGGGATACTTCAGGCAAAATCGGATGTTACGGGCATCTCGGCTGGTTTACTAGCTTACGCATGTTATCTTTTCACATGGCCTGAAATTATTCGATTTGCTCCTTTGGCTTGGTTATGTATGGGAATTGCTCTCGCTTCGGGAACAAGAGCCAAATGGGTGAAGATTAGAGCTCAAGGATGA
- a CDS encoding prepilin-type N-terminal cleavage/methylation domain-containing protein yields MQYMKSGFTLIELLIAIAIIGVLAIIMLPNLISSQKRSYDTGAIMCAKSLQTAQAISFVDDKTYLNFSGEPAAVLELKGNLDQSCRNQNIYFKDRSSTNSLSYTYTFDIWDKRGSATITVTPTNVTTNSIGATPFSSTGVGGTNFP; encoded by the coding sequence ATGCAATACATGAAGTCTGGTTTTACATTAATAGAACTATTAATAGCTATAGCCATTATTGGCGTATTGGCGATTATTATGCTCCCAAACCTTATATCCTCACAAAAACGCTCTTACGATACTGGAGCAATAATGTGCGCGAAAAGTCTGCAAACCGCACAGGCAATATCATTTGTAGACGATAAAACATATTTAAATTTCTCGGGAGAGCCAGCTGCTGTTTTAGAATTGAAAGGAAATTTAGACCAATCTTGTCGTAATCAAAATATATACTTTAAAGATCGTTCCTCAACAAACAGTTTGAGTTATACATATACATTTGATATATGGGATAAAAGAGGCTCGGCTACTATAACCGTTACTCCCACCAATGTAACAACTAACTCTATAGGGGCAACACCATTTTCGTCTACGGGCGTAGGCGGGACAAATTTTCCATGA
- a CDS encoding type II secretion system protein: MKNTTQGFTLIELLIVIAIIGILAAVLIPNLLGAQKRAYDTAAQSCAKSLQTAQATYQIDKQLYFSASKAEDATAVTTTPATGIDGISAGCSQAKIVIATVGTPDAASYTMTVRDTRGTKTYTVTPSALTGS, encoded by the coding sequence ATGAAGAACACGACCCAAGGCTTCACCCTGATCGAGCTGCTGATCGTTATTGCTATCATCGGCATCCTGGCCGCCGTGCTGATCCCCAACCTGCTGGGCGCACAGAAACGCGCATATGATACGGCTGCGCAATCCTGTGCGAAGAGCCTTCAGACTGCTCAAGCTACTTATCAGATTGACAAGCAGCTCTACTTCTCTGCTTCGAAGGCCGAGGACGCTACCGCGGTCACCACAACGCCTGCCACTGGAATTGACGGTATTAGTGCTGGCTGCTCGCAGGCGAAGATTGTCATTGCTACTGTTGGAACGCCTGATGCTGCCTCGTACACAATGACGGTCCGCGACACTCGTGGCACCAAAACCTACACTGTTACCCCAAGCGCACTGACTGGTAGCTAA
- the dnaB gene encoding replicative DNA helicase, whose translation MELTPRVPPHSNDAEISVLGSILLDNDTLGQLGDTVTPEMFYRESHRKIFTAMRTLQERGEPVDLVTLSEDLRVKGQLDEVGGLTYLIGLSDQVPTAAYAEHYARIVQEKHTLRALISASGKAMQLAYEAQLPLEDLLDRAEKMIFEVAEQKKKGEAYQAMNEVVTETFEYITLLHQNKGIPDGVSSGFRDLDEQISGLQKGSLNVLAARPSMGKTAFALSIAQNVALRGEKTVAVFSLEMPAVQLALRMLCSEARVDMNRIRSGQLNERDFERLAHAAGRLADAPMIIDDEPDLTLNNLRSKLRRIAAQHGQLGLVVIDYLQLMSGGKSSGGSDNRQQEISTISRGLKGLAREMEVPVIVLSQLSRAVEQRPNHRPMLSDLRESGAIEQDADIVMFIYRDEYYNKETDQQGIAEIIIGKQRNGPVGTVRLQFHSAHVRFNDLAPEGV comes from the coding sequence TTGGAACTCACGCCGCGCGTTCCGCCGCACAGCAACGACGCTGAAATCAGCGTGCTGGGCAGCATTTTGCTGGACAACGACACCCTGGGGCAGCTGGGCGACACGGTTACGCCCGAGATGTTTTACCGGGAGTCGCACCGCAAGATCTTCACGGCCATGCGTACCCTGCAGGAGCGGGGTGAGCCGGTGGACCTCGTGACCCTCAGCGAAGATCTGCGGGTGAAGGGGCAGCTGGACGAGGTGGGCGGCCTGACCTACCTGATTGGCCTGTCCGATCAGGTGCCCACCGCTGCCTACGCCGAGCACTACGCGCGCATCGTGCAGGAGAAACATACCCTGCGCGCACTGATCAGTGCGTCCGGCAAGGCGATGCAACTGGCCTATGAGGCGCAACTGCCCCTGGAAGACCTGCTGGACCGCGCCGAGAAGATGATTTTCGAGGTGGCCGAGCAGAAGAAGAAGGGCGAAGCCTATCAGGCCATGAACGAGGTGGTGACCGAAACTTTCGAGTACATCACCCTGCTGCACCAGAACAAGGGCATTCCCGACGGCGTGAGCAGTGGCTTCCGGGATTTGGACGAGCAGATTTCGGGCCTGCAGAAGGGCAGCCTGAATGTGCTGGCGGCGCGCCCTAGCATGGGGAAAACTGCCTTCGCTCTCTCCATCGCCCAGAACGTGGCGCTGCGCGGCGAGAAGACTGTGGCCGTGTTCAGTCTGGAAATGCCGGCCGTGCAACTGGCCCTGCGCATGCTGTGCAGCGAGGCGCGGGTGGATATGAACCGCATCCGCTCCGGGCAGCTCAACGAGCGCGATTTCGAGCGGCTGGCCCACGCCGCTGGCCGCCTGGCCGACGCACCCATGATCATTGACGACGAGCCCGATCTGACCCTGAACAACCTGCGCAGCAAGCTGCGGCGCATTGCCGCGCAGCATGGCCAGCTGGGGCTGGTGGTGATTGACTACCTGCAGCTGATGTCGGGCGGCAAGAGTTCAGGCGGCAGCGACAACCGCCAGCAGGAAATCAGCACCATCTCGCGCGGCCTCAAGGGGCTGGCGCGTGAAATGGAGGTGCCGGTGATTGTGCTCTCGCAGCTCTCGCGCGCCGTGGAGCAGCGGCCCAACCACCGCCCCATGCTCTCGGACCTGCGCGAGTCGGGCGCCATTGAGCAGGACGCCGACATCGTGATGTTCATCTACCGCGACGAGTACTACAACAAGGAAACGGACCAGCAGGGCATTGCCGAGATCATCATC